In the Flavisolibacter tropicus genome, one interval contains:
- the atpE gene encoding ATP synthase F0 subunit C, translating into MDFLFVLLSTTAWANAGGAIGAGLAAIAAGIGIGQIGKGAVESIARQPEAANDIRANMILTAAFIEGVALFAVIAGILAMFV; encoded by the coding sequence ATGGATTTTTTATTCGTATTGTTGAGCACAACTGCTTGGGCTAACGCTGGTGGTGCAATCGGTGCTGGTTTAGCAGCTATCGCAGCAGGTATCGGTATCGGTCAAATTGGTAAAGGTGCGGTTGAATCAATCGCTCGTCAGCCAGAAGCTGCTAACGACATCCGTGCAAACATGATCTTAACAGCTGCCTTCATCGAGGGTGTTGCTCTGTTTGCCGTTATCGCTGGTATCTTAGCGATGTTCGTATAA
- a CDS encoding SusC/RagA family TonB-linked outer membrane protein, with translation MRKIASMCAMLMLCGTLTFAQNRTITGQVKDEKGSPIPFATISETRTNRAVTADANGNFTISVGENARLSITATGYQAQEVASNNASSIMLVRGEKQLDEVVVTAQGIRRKAKELGYSVGRVSNDELTNGRSPQIAQGLAGKVSGLAVFNVNQSVDPSVKITLRGYRSLTGNNDALIVIDGLQQPPGSSTMLNLLNPNDIESITILKGGQAATLYGSDGVNGALVITTKKGSAGKVRISYSNSTNIEKLNQLAQFQDKFGSGSHYATSYGAAGYKTDYLARMKDNWRSYENQQFGDQYDGSMRPAGRTLEDGSVLMLPYSAIKGERERIWNTGFTTNNQVSVSGGSNQTTFFLSGEHNITHGIVPSDKSNRTGIRFAASTEAGRLRAGFNANYVQANYDRTTFDFYNETINQAAHIPLSDFRDWRNNKFASPNAYYNDYFTNPFFRLDNDRTKYGDNNINGNVELNFKVAPWLNLYNRLGAMSNNRQRTSTVAQYIHSDWAKSKAKVPAPFDQGDGSGITRALTDLQGSVLDQTTVETVLSNDFQAQMNHDFGVFSARGLVGFSSYERKNRVVSVSSNSIVIPEVYNVGNRRGELGGSEDNVQYRKFGYYADGTLGWNEKIFLHGTARYDGTSKFYKPERDRGMYQYAYYGADLSAVMTELVPSIKGDILSYAKLRAGYSKNGNDNLGTGVNYGLDAVFTNAPGFPYGNTVGYTVDDVLPDANLKPEFVKSWEVGGEFQFLNNRISLDLTHYNQKSEGQVLTVKIPNTTGYPNLRINVGDTKNWGYEADLRGQIIHGKNFNWDMSVRYSYNENKVLKLYQGVPEFSYGAFTYAAPYVILGESFPALKAISYVRDDAGHVIVNSSTGYPLTTGPLKNFGSTIPKHILGWGTKLNFKEFTLNTNFEYRGGNVIYSDLGRQMTFTGSGKWTEDRAPHIFPNSAYYDAAGKSVVNTTVMTREAEYALWVDSYRLIAENFVAPGWFIKLRDINLSYDVPSSLITKTRIFSGATVSLYGRNLITIVDEKNQFTDPEFSFTNNNGVGVSTTGQTPPVRQYGINLNINFK, from the coding sequence ATGAGGAAAATTGCATCGATGTGTGCAATGTTAATGCTATGTGGTACATTAACATTTGCGCAGAACCGGACTATTACAGGTCAGGTAAAAGATGAAAAAGGAAGCCCCATTCCTTTTGCTACTATTTCAGAAACACGAACTAACAGGGCGGTCACTGCAGATGCTAACGGTAACTTTACCATCAGTGTCGGTGAAAATGCCCGTCTCTCCATCACTGCTACAGGATATCAGGCCCAGGAAGTAGCCTCTAACAACGCATCAAGCATTATGTTGGTAAGAGGAGAAAAACAGCTTGACGAAGTAGTGGTAACTGCACAAGGTATTAGAAGAAAAGCAAAAGAACTCGGTTATTCAGTAGGTAGAGTTTCAAACGACGAACTTACCAATGGTCGCTCCCCGCAAATTGCACAGGGCTTGGCTGGTAAAGTTTCTGGTTTGGCCGTATTTAATGTAAACCAATCCGTAGACCCTTCCGTAAAAATTACATTAAGAGGTTACCGTTCATTAACAGGAAACAATGATGCCTTAATTGTAATTGATGGTTTACAACAACCTCCGGGTTCTTCAACCATGTTGAACCTTTTAAACCCCAATGACATTGAAAGCATCACCATATTAAAAGGTGGTCAGGCCGCTACACTATATGGTTCTGATGGGGTGAATGGGGCTCTGGTTATTACCACTAAAAAAGGTAGTGCAGGAAAGGTTCGCATTTCTTATAGTAATTCAACAAATATAGAGAAGCTTAATCAGCTAGCACAATTCCAGGATAAATTCGGTAGTGGATCTCACTATGCCACTAGTTATGGAGCTGCTGGATATAAGACCGATTACCTAGCGCGTATGAAAGACAACTGGCGTTCTTACGAGAACCAACAGTTTGGTGATCAATACGATGGTTCTATGCGTCCTGCTGGTCGTACACTGGAGGATGGTAGTGTGCTTATGTTGCCTTATTCGGCCATTAAGGGTGAAAGAGAAAGAATCTGGAATACAGGTTTTACTACCAACAACCAGGTATCTGTAAGCGGTGGTAGCAATCAGACAACGTTCTTCCTTTCTGGTGAACATAATATCACACATGGTATTGTACCTAGTGATAAAAGTAATAGGACAGGTATTCGTTTTGCTGCTTCAACTGAAGCGGGTCGTTTACGTGCCGGATTTAATGCCAACTATGTGCAAGCTAACTATGATAGAACGACTTTCGACTTTTACAATGAGACTATCAACCAGGCAGCACATATTCCTTTGTCTGATTTCAGAGATTGGAGAAACAACAAGTTTGCTAGTCCAAATGCCTATTACAATGACTACTTTACAAACCCATTCTTCCGTTTAGATAACGATCGTACTAAATATGGCGATAACAATATTAACGGTAATGTGGAGTTGAATTTTAAAGTGGCTCCTTGGTTGAACCTGTATAACCGCTTGGGTGCTATGAGCAATAACCGCCAGCGCACTTCTACAGTGGCTCAATACATCCATAGCGATTGGGCAAAGTCTAAAGCTAAAGTGCCTGCACCATTTGATCAAGGAGATGGAAGTGGTATTACACGTGCTTTGACAGATCTTCAGGGTAGTGTATTGGACCAAACAACTGTTGAAACTGTATTAAGTAATGATTTTCAGGCTCAAATGAACCATGACTTTGGTGTGTTTAGCGCCAGAGGTTTAGTAGGGTTCAGTAGCTATGAGCGTAAAAACAGAGTCGTATCTGTTAGTTCAAATTCAATTGTAATCCCAGAGGTTTATAATGTCGGCAATAGAAGAGGTGAGCTTGGGGGAAGTGAAGACAATGTTCAATACAGAAAGTTTGGCTATTATGCTGATGGTACCTTAGGCTGGAATGAAAAAATCTTCTTGCATGGTACTGCGCGCTACGATGGAACATCTAAGTTTTATAAACCAGAACGCGATAGAGGCATGTACCAATATGCCTACTATGGTGCAGACCTTTCAGCTGTTATGACTGAATTGGTGCCTTCTATTAAGGGCGATATTTTAAGTTATGCTAAGCTAAGGGCAGGTTATAGCAAAAACGGTAATGATAACTTAGGTACAGGCGTGAATTATGGCTTAGATGCTGTATTTACGAATGCTCCAGGCTTCCCTTATGGCAATACCGTTGGTTATACTGTTGACGATGTACTGCCTGATGCCAACTTAAAACCTGAGTTTGTAAAATCTTGGGAAGTAGGTGGTGAGTTCCAGTTTTTAAATAATCGCATCAGTCTGGATTTGACACACTATAATCAAAAAAGTGAAGGTCAGGTATTGACTGTAAAAATTCCTAATACTACCGGTTATCCAAATTTACGCATCAACGTAGGTGATACTAAGAACTGGGGTTACGAGGCAGATCTGCGTGGTCAGATCATCCATGGTAAAAACTTTAACTGGGATATGAGTGTTCGCTACTCCTATAATGAGAACAAAGTGTTGAAGTTGTACCAAGGCGTGCCTGAGTTTTCTTATGGTGCCTTTACATATGCAGCTCCTTATGTAATCTTAGGCGAATCTTTCCCTGCGTTGAAAGCAATCTCTTATGTACGTGACGATGCTGGACACGTAATTGTAAATAGTAGCACAGGTTATCCTTTAACTACTGGCCCTTTGAAAAACTTCGGTTCTACTATTCCTAAGCACATCTTAGGTTGGGGTACTAAGTTGAACTTTAAAGAGTTTACATTAAACACCAACTTTGAATACCGTGGTGGTAACGTGATCTATAGTGACCTCGGTCGCCAAATGACCTTTACCGGTTCTGGTAAATGGACAGAAGACAGAGCACCGCATATTTTCCCTAATTCAGCTTACTACGATGCTGCTGGTAAATCAGTTGTTAATACGACTGTTATGACAAGAGAAGCTGAGTATGCTTTATGGGTAGACTCTTATCGTTTGATCGCTGAAAACTTCGTTGCACCAGGTTGGTTTATTAAACTAAGAGATATCAATCTTTCGTACGATGTTCCAAGTAGCTTAATTACTAAGACGCGTATTTTCTCAGGAGCTACTGTTTCTTTATATGGTCGTAACCTGATCACAATTGTTGACGAGAAAAATCAATTTACAGACCCCGAGTTCAGTTTTACCAATAATAATGGCGTGGGCGTAAGCACTACTGGTCAAACACCTCCAGTGCGTCAATATGGTATTAATCTGAACATCAATTTCAAATAA
- the atpF gene encoding F0F1 ATP synthase subunit B, translated as MQLLTPSLGLLFWTLLAFLIVFFLLRKFAWGPILSSLNQREKTIADSLESAHRVKAEMAQLKSENEALMVKAREERAVMLKEAKETKDRIVNEAKEQAKTEANKIIAEAQQAINAQKMAAITEVKNQVGKLVIEVTEKVLRKELSSKEAQEAHIQGLVSEVKMN; from the coding sequence ATGCAATTATTAACTCCATCGTTAGGTTTGTTGTTTTGGACGCTGCTGGCGTTTTTGATCGTGTTCTTTCTTTTACGCAAGTTTGCTTGGGGACCAATCTTAAGCTCTTTGAATCAACGCGAAAAGACCATTGCTGATTCATTGGAAAGTGCACATCGTGTTAAGGCTGAAATGGCGCAATTGAAAAGTGAGAATGAAGCGTTGATGGTTAAAGCCCGTGAAGAAAGAGCTGTAATGTTGAAAGAGGCTAAAGAAACCAAAGATCGCATTGTAAACGAAGCGAAAGAGCAGGCAAAAACGGAAGCCAACAAAATCATTGCAGAAGCACAGCAAGCGATCAATGCTCAGAAGATGGCTGCTATTACTGAAGTGAAGAACCAAGTAGGTAAGCTGGTAATTGAAGTAACTGAGAAAGTGTTGCGCAAAGAGTTGAGCAGCAAGGAAGCGCAAGAAGCGCATATCCAAGGTTTAGTGAGTGAAGTGAAGATGAATTAA
- the atpH gene encoding ATP synthase F1 subunit delta, translating into MQNPRLGTRYAKSLIDLSSERGQLETAYADMLYLQDVTKQSRDFLNLLRSPVVKGDTKLKIVTAVTAGNISELTAAFIKLLINKGRESNLPEVITAFIDQYKKVKGIHTVKLTTALPVSDAVKNAIVAQVKNTSDMKNIELETEVDPNIIGGFVLQAGDKMVDASIAHELRDVAKQFENNDFIYKVR; encoded by the coding sequence ATGCAGAATCCACGTTTAGGAACCCGTTATGCTAAATCACTGATTGACCTTTCTTCTGAAAGAGGTCAATTGGAAACAGCTTATGCGGATATGTTATATCTGCAGGATGTAACAAAGCAAAGTCGCGACTTTTTAAACCTGCTTCGTAGTCCTGTAGTTAAAGGTGATACCAAGTTAAAGATTGTAACAGCTGTTACTGCTGGCAATATCAGTGAATTGACAGCCGCTTTTATAAAGTTGTTGATCAATAAAGGTCGTGAAAGCAATCTGCCTGAAGTAATTACTGCTTTTATCGACCAGTATAAGAAAGTTAAAGGTATTCATACTGTAAAACTGACGACAGCATTGCCAGTTAGTGACGCAGTAAAGAATGCAATTGTAGCTCAAGTAAAAAATACCAGCGATATGAAAAACATTGAGCTGGAAACAGAAGTTGATCCAAATATCATTGGTGGCTTTGTATTGCAGGCTGGTGATAAGATGGTAGACGCCAGCATTGCTCACGAACTACGCGATGTCGCCAAGCAGTTTGAGAATAATGATTTCATTTATAAAGTGAGATAA
- a CDS encoding SusD/RagB family nutrient-binding outer membrane lipoprotein has protein sequence MKFKISLYIAAFTLVFSSCKKEWLDVNTNPNEILTSTPDYVFTAGAARTVAFLTPNELGSYWSGQWTQSNTYIIDPARFSYTFNNTNFNFWDTWYDVIADFQYVINAEGEKAQPFFKGPARVMKTYIMQQIVDVYGNAPYTDAFKGLGNIAPKFDDQKAIYEDLIKQLDQAIADLKANPFTGSYAGSISSADIIFKGNTTNWIKFANSLKLRMLIRQSMIPGRDAYITTEINKAAAVTEGFMTSVDASVNPGYIASTGKMNPFYENWGYNASGGVQALGRFPRPTTFLFTTLANSNDTFRLKRLAYPKGGQAAGEAELVANYVAVPYGASSGYLSQNTSYLGPSVLVKGEYNRPMYLMLAAETNFLLAEAKQRYGAAVNLTGTAQEYYEQGVKESFRITGATATYGADKATALLTSGKDLADWTASPDKFKAIWMQKWLALVNFSGLEAWSEYRRTDFPAIPLSASAPAGQKRAVRLFYPSTEGGSNPNVPTGIDVFTSKIFWDIN, from the coding sequence ATGAAATTCAAAATAAGTTTATATATAGCGGCTTTTACGCTGGTATTTTCCAGTTGTAAAAAGGAATGGTTGGATGTAAATACCAATCCCAACGAAATCCTTACATCAACACCAGACTATGTATTTACAGCTGGTGCGGCACGTACGGTAGCTTTTTTAACACCCAATGAATTGGGCTCTTACTGGTCTGGACAGTGGACACAGTCCAACACTTATATCATTGACCCTGCTCGTTTTTCGTATACGTTCAATAATACGAACTTCAACTTCTGGGATACCTGGTATGATGTAATTGCCGATTTTCAATATGTTATTAATGCAGAGGGTGAAAAAGCCCAGCCTTTCTTTAAAGGTCCTGCCAGAGTGATGAAAACATACATCATGCAACAAATTGTAGATGTGTATGGTAATGCGCCTTATACAGATGCTTTCAAAGGCTTAGGAAACATTGCGCCTAAGTTTGATGATCAAAAAGCTATCTATGAAGACCTGATTAAGCAATTGGATCAGGCAATAGCAGATCTGAAGGCTAATCCATTTACGGGTTCTTATGCCGGAAGTATTTCATCTGCCGATATTATCTTCAAAGGCAATACGACAAACTGGATCAAGTTTGCCAATAGCTTAAAACTTCGCATGTTAATTCGCCAAAGCATGATTCCGGGTCGTGATGCTTATATTACTACCGAAATCAATAAAGCGGCGGCTGTAACTGAAGGATTTATGACAAGCGTAGATGCCTCAGTAAACCCTGGTTATATCGCTTCTACAGGAAAAATGAATCCTTTTTATGAGAACTGGGGTTATAATGCATCGGGTGGTGTACAAGCGTTGGGCCGTTTCCCGAGACCAACCACTTTCTTGTTTACTACTCTTGCAAATTCCAATGATACCTTCCGCTTAAAACGTTTGGCTTATCCAAAAGGTGGACAGGCAGCCGGTGAGGCAGAACTTGTTGCCAACTATGTTGCTGTACCTTATGGGGCATCATCTGGATACTTATCGCAAAACACTTCTTATTTAGGACCATCTGTACTTGTTAAAGGAGAATATAACAGGCCTATGTACCTAATGTTAGCTGCAGAAACTAATTTCTTATTAGCTGAAGCCAAACAACGCTATGGTGCTGCTGTTAATTTAACCGGAACTGCGCAGGAATACTATGAGCAGGGTGTAAAAGAGTCGTTTCGTATTACCGGCGCTACAGCTACCTATGGTGCTGATAAAGCGACTGCGCTGTTAACTAGCGGTAAAGACCTTGCTGATTGGACTGCCTCGCCAGATAAGTTTAAAGCTATCTGGATGCAAAAATGGCTAGCTCTTGTTAATTTCAGCGGCCTTGAAGCATGGAGTGAATATCGTAGAACTGATTTTCCAGCTATTCCACTATCTGCTTCTGCGCCTGCGGGTCAAAAGAGAGCAGTTCGCTTATTCTATCCTAGTACCGAAGGCGGCTCAAATCCTAATGTGCCAACCGGTATTGATGTATTTACCTCTAAAATTTTCTGGGATATAAACTAA
- a CDS encoding ABC transporter ATP-binding protein gives MSKENSKTFFDIQALKRVLVFARPYKKQFFLSIFLAVVLAAFTPIRPYLIQLTVDKYITNKVVQMVVSITIIQILFLMLETGIRFYFSYITTWLGQAVVKDLRTTVYRKVLGLNLRQFDKTPIGTLTTRTVDDIERINDIFADGLIPIIADLLSILCILGIMLWTDWQLTLICLIPFPILIVATYYFKESVNKSFHSVRNAVTNLNSFVQEHLTGMSIVQSFAAEDREFKKFQDINKEHRNANIKAIFAYSVFFPIVEIVLALALGLVVWWTSKEALKLDISQFGKVMAFTLYLNLLFRPLRVIADKFNVLQMGIIASERVFKVLENDDYIKTEGDFAPPQVKGQIDFEQVTFGYNEGHPVLKDVSFHVKPGQTVAIVGHTGSGKTTIISLLNRLYEIQKGVIKIDEVPVDQWQLDALRNNIGVVLQDVFLFSGSVLDNITLRNPEIPTEKVVEAAKLIGMHDFIMRLPGGYDYNVMERGATLSLGQRQLLSFIRALLYNPAILILDEATSSIDTESELLIEHAIQKLISDRTSIVIAHRLSTIQRADQIIVLDKGEVKEIGTHRELLEKGGFYSKLHQMQFEKKTAVI, from the coding sequence TTGTCGAAAGAAAATTCTAAAACCTTTTTTGATATACAGGCGTTGAAGCGGGTGTTGGTTTTTGCCCGTCCTTATAAAAAACAATTCTTTCTCTCCATTTTCCTGGCAGTAGTATTGGCTGCCTTTACACCTATTCGGCCGTATTTAATTCAGCTGACAGTTGATAAATACATCACCAACAAGGTGGTGCAGATGGTGGTTAGTATTACCATTATTCAAATACTGTTTCTCATGCTGGAAACAGGAATACGTTTTTATTTTTCTTACATCACTACCTGGTTAGGGCAGGCTGTGGTAAAGGACCTGCGTACAACCGTATACCGCAAAGTGCTGGGACTCAACCTGCGCCAGTTTGACAAAACACCTATTGGTACGCTTACTACCCGCACCGTAGATGATATAGAACGCATCAACGATATTTTTGCCGATGGTTTGATCCCCATCATTGCTGACCTGCTGTCTATACTATGCATATTGGGTATTATGCTGTGGACCGACTGGCAGCTTACCCTCATTTGCCTGATCCCGTTTCCTATTTTGATTGTGGCCACTTACTATTTTAAGGAAAGTGTCAACAAATCGTTTCATAGCGTTCGGAACGCGGTGACTAACCTGAACTCCTTTGTGCAGGAGCATTTAACAGGGATGTCTATAGTGCAGTCCTTTGCTGCAGAAGATCGCGAGTTTAAAAAGTTTCAAGACATTAATAAAGAACACCGTAACGCTAACATTAAAGCCATCTTTGCGTACTCCGTATTTTTTCCGATTGTGGAAATAGTACTGGCACTGGCGCTGGGTTTGGTAGTTTGGTGGACATCTAAAGAGGCTTTGAAATTAGATATAAGTCAGTTTGGTAAAGTAATGGCCTTTACGCTTTACCTGAACCTGTTGTTCCGCCCGCTGCGTGTGATTGCTGATAAGTTTAACGTACTGCAAATGGGTATCATAGCCAGTGAGCGGGTGTTTAAGGTATTAGAGAACGACGATTATATAAAGACAGAAGGCGACTTTGCTCCTCCGCAAGTGAAGGGCCAGATTGATTTTGAACAGGTAACCTTTGGCTATAATGAAGGGCATCCGGTGCTGAAAGACGTGAGCTTTCACGTAAAGCCCGGGCAAACAGTGGCTATTGTAGGGCATACAGGAAGTGGTAAAACCACTATCATTAGCCTGCTTAACCGACTTTACGAGATTCAGAAAGGAGTCATCAAAATTGATGAAGTGCCAGTAGACCAGTGGCAATTAGATGCCTTGCGTAATAATATAGGAGTGGTGCTGCAGGATGTTTTCCTGTTTTCCGGTTCTGTACTGGATAATATTACATTGCGTAATCCTGAAATTCCTACAGAAAAAGTAGTAGAAGCCGCCAAACTCATTGGTATGCACGATTTTATTATGCGCTTGCCGGGAGGTTACGACTATAATGTAATGGAGCGGGGTGCCACTTTATCGCTGGGGCAGCGGCAGCTTTTGTCGTTCATACGGGCGTTGCTGTATAATCCGGCCATTCTGATTTTGGATGAGGCTACTTCTTCTATTGATACGGAAAGCGAATTGCTGATTGAGCATGCTATTCAAAAACTGATCTCCGATAGGACCTCTATTGTTATTGCCCACCGCCTGTCTACTATCCAGCGCGCCGACCAGATCATTGTATTAGATAAAGGTGAGGTAAAGGAAATAGGTACCCACCGCGAGCTACTGGAAAAGGGCGGGTTTTATAGTAAATTGCATCAGATGCAGTTTGAGAAAAAGACTGCTGTTATATAA
- the atpB gene encoding F0F1 ATP synthase subunit A: MTVRRVKGLLVAVFSVFALSVATSANAQEHHEGNETSHETREHLEDTKKEGETKFDANEVIFGHVMDAHEFHFFSWEGSDGHEHHATIPLPVILYSPTRGLSTFMSSAFEHGHKEVNGYKLEENHIVPVDENEKVYDLSMTRNVVQMIIALTILVLLMTSVAKRYKQGQGTTKAPTGFQNAIEPVIMFVRDEVAKPNLGHKYKKFMPFLLTVFFFILINNIFGLIPGSANVTGNIAFTAVLGTISLLVINFSGNKHYWGHIFNPPVPMGVKLIMIPVEILSIFTKAFALIIRLFANMLAGHIIIICLVSLIFIFSGISKVAGVGFSPISVAFAAFIYVIEVLVAFIQAFIFTNLTAVFIGQAVEEGHHGEHKDGHVEDTLAPTEPVII, translated from the coding sequence ATGACTGTTAGACGTGTCAAAGGCTTACTGGTAGCGGTTTTCAGCGTTTTTGCCCTATCTGTTGCTACTTCTGCAAATGCACAGGAGCACCATGAGGGAAATGAGACCAGCCATGAAACCAGAGAACATCTGGAAGATACCAAAAAAGAGGGTGAAACGAAGTTTGATGCCAATGAGGTGATTTTTGGTCACGTAATGGACGCTCACGAGTTCCATTTCTTCTCATGGGAAGGTTCTGATGGCCATGAACATCATGCCACTATTCCTTTACCTGTTATTTTATACTCTCCTACAAGAGGTTTATCAACCTTTATGTCTTCTGCTTTCGAGCATGGACACAAAGAAGTAAACGGTTATAAATTAGAAGAGAATCATATTGTACCGGTTGATGAAAACGAGAAAGTTTATGATTTATCAATGACCCGCAACGTGGTGCAGATGATCATTGCTTTAACCATCTTAGTTCTATTAATGACTTCTGTAGCCAAGCGTTACAAGCAAGGTCAGGGTACTACCAAAGCGCCTACTGGTTTCCAGAATGCCATTGAGCCCGTAATCATGTTTGTGCGTGATGAGGTAGCCAAGCCAAACCTTGGTCATAAGTACAAGAAGTTCATGCCTTTCTTATTAACGGTATTCTTCTTCATCCTGATCAACAACATCTTTGGTTTGATTCCTGGATCAGCTAACGTAACTGGTAATATTGCCTTTACTGCTGTATTGGGAACCATTTCATTATTGGTGATCAATTTTAGTGGTAACAAACACTACTGGGGACACATTTTTAACCCTCCAGTACCAATGGGTGTGAAGTTGATCATGATCCCTGTGGAGATCCTTTCTATTTTCACAAAGGCCTTTGCCTTGATCATACGTCTTTTCGCCAACATGTTGGCCGGTCACATCATCATTATCTGTTTAGTTTCATTGATCTTTATTTTCAGCGGCATTAGTAAAGTAGCTGGTGTTGGATTTTCTCCAATCTCTGTTGCGTTCGCTGCCTTTATATATGTAATTGAAGTTCTGGTTGCTTTCATCCAAGCTTTCATCTTTACCAACCTGACGGCTGTATTTATTGGCCAGGCGGTAGAAGAAGGTCACCATGGTGAGCATAAGGATGGCCATGTAGAAGATACATTGGCGCCAACAGAACCGGTAATTATTTAA
- a CDS encoding nucleotidyltransferase — MDIFDEEILIFWKSLQDHHVQFIVVGGYATNLHGYQRFTGDMDIWIKDTLENRWQLRIAFKDYGIGDFEMMERMQFVPGWTNFYLNNGMQLDIMVNMKGLEGFSFDECLQLASIADIDGVEVPFLHINHLIANKVAVNRPKDQLDVIYLEKIKKMLEDPESGTKL, encoded by the coding sequence ATGGACATCTTCGATGAAGAAATTTTAATTTTCTGGAAATCACTGCAAGATCATCATGTCCAGTTTATTGTCGTTGGAGGGTACGCTACTAACCTCCATGGCTATCAACGCTTTACAGGGGACATGGATATATGGATAAAAGATACCTTAGAAAATCGTTGGCAATTGCGGATTGCTTTTAAAGATTATGGGATTGGAGATTTTGAAATGATGGAACGAATGCAGTTTGTTCCAGGCTGGACTAATTTTTATCTAAATAATGGTATGCAGCTAGACATAATGGTGAACATGAAAGGCCTAGAAGGATTTTCATTTGATGAATGTTTACAACTTGCTTCTATAGCCGATATTGACGGGGTAGAAGTGCCATTTTTACACATTAATCATCTCATTGCCAATAAAGTAGCTGTCAATCGTCCAAAGGACCAACTGGACGTGATCTATCTGGAAAAAATTAAAAAAATGCTAGAAGATCCAGAATCCGGAACGAAGCTCTGA